A region of Pelorhabdus rhamnosifermentans DNA encodes the following proteins:
- a CDS encoding sodium:solute symporter family protein, protein MDFTSVHLIGLIFILVMVVVIGIWATSKVRSAEDFTVGGRKSGASLVSGTIVGTIIGGSSTIGTAQLAFTVGLSAWWFTLGAGIALILLGLFYVKSLRAAELTTVPEYMAIHYGKRSGRITSLASSLGIFFAIVANILSALPLVSAIFGLDQVPTTWLVFMIILFYVLFGGVWGTGLVGVLKSGLIFITLFYITLISWQQMNGWGGLRAVFPPEPWFDLFGRGFWVDIGSAISLIVGTLTTQTYVQAVYGAKNSKAARKGTLMAACITLPVGLPAVMAGLVMRANFPNIAPIEALPRFILTYLPPWFGGIAIGTLLLASIGSAAGLVLGVGTMLSQETLFLLKKRSFRAVLWLTRGCVLFVTLLATIVTFGNLKSLVLEWNFLSMGLRGAGVFLPFTLAIFYPGRLSKKWAFYSIMAGSFVTLGWKLIWPTGLDPLYGGLIASFICVCCGLFEK, encoded by the coding sequence ATGGATTTTACGTCTGTCCATTTAATTGGTTTAATTTTCATTCTTGTCATGGTAGTGGTCATTGGCATTTGGGCTACAAGCAAGGTCCGTTCTGCGGAAGATTTTACTGTCGGGGGTCGTAAGAGCGGTGCATCGCTTGTTAGTGGCACAATTGTGGGCACTATTATTGGCGGATCTTCGACAATTGGTACCGCTCAATTGGCTTTTACTGTGGGCCTTTCGGCATGGTGGTTTACGTTAGGGGCGGGCATTGCCTTGATTTTGCTAGGCCTTTTTTATGTCAAATCGCTGCGTGCTGCTGAGCTAACTACTGTGCCGGAATATATGGCTATTCATTATGGCAAGCGATCAGGTAGAATCACTAGCCTGGCTTCATCGCTTGGCATATTTTTTGCTATCGTCGCTAATATTTTATCAGCGCTGCCCCTTGTTTCTGCTATCTTTGGTTTGGACCAAGTGCCGACAACATGGCTGGTATTTATGATTATCCTATTTTACGTGTTATTCGGCGGTGTGTGGGGTACGGGATTAGTGGGGGTTTTAAAAAGCGGACTTATTTTTATTACGTTGTTTTATATTACTCTTATTAGTTGGCAACAAATGAATGGCTGGGGTGGATTGCGGGCAGTTTTTCCGCCTGAGCCTTGGTTTGATTTGTTTGGTCGAGGATTCTGGGTGGATATAGGCAGCGCTATCTCATTAATTGTGGGTACCTTGACTACACAAACTTATGTGCAAGCTGTGTATGGTGCGAAAAATAGCAAAGCAGCCAGAAAAGGCACTTTAATGGCCGCTTGTATTACTTTACCAGTGGGGCTACCTGCCGTGATGGCCGGACTTGTTATGCGGGCGAATTTTCCTAATATTGCCCCCATTGAAGCTTTGCCACGCTTTATTTTAACTTATTTACCGCCTTGGTTTGGCGGCATTGCCATTGGCACATTATTGTTAGCCTCTATTGGGTCAGCTGCAGGTCTTGTGCTTGGTGTGGGTACCATGCTATCCCAAGAAACATTGTTTTTACTCAAAAAGCGTAGTTTTAGGGCCGTCTTGTGGTTGACGCGCGGGTGTGTGCTGTTTGTGACGCTTCTTGCCACAATTGTTACTTTTGGTAATCTGAAATCGTTAGTCTTAGAGTGGAATTTCTTGTCTATGGGGCTACGTGGTGCAGGTGTATTTTTACCTTTTACCCTAGCCATATTTTATCCAGGACGATTATCTAAAAAGTGGGCATTTTATTCTATTATGGCGGGTTCATTTGTTACTCTGGGCTGGAAGTTGATTTGGCCGACGGGATTGGATCCTTTGTATGGCGGCCTGATAGCCAGCTTTATCTGTGTTTGCTGTGGACTTTTTGAAAAGTAG
- a CDS encoding PP2C family protein-serine/threonine phosphatase has translation MYQILIVDDVKLNRQLFRAGLSELESITFLEAADGVEALQIIHEQSVDLIILDLMMPGMDGYQVLTELKSQEQFRSIPVIVCSAMDKIDYIARALDLGAYDYFTKPLTPEQLKVTLPMKVRNALESYSQRTELVRVHEKMQTDLMMASIFQTSLMAGLKEFFSVTMYGQYLPCNEIGGDLFDCVEYDGKVWFIIAEASGDGVVAAMMSTMIKNEFTHCIEEHTSPKDVLGKLNQVFYNIAAGNYYFTAFVGLIDHHTLTWSNGGHIDPLYFSRNNNSVQFLVQESLTVGQCPEATYVDDHMSFDEGDVVMAYTSGLLSDRVFGGERHSAYRDLERYFMDYRQLITEDHQEFFKTMLNLFGNTPNRIACDDIAMMVVQGKA, from the coding sequence ATGTATCAAATATTAATCGTGGACGATGTAAAACTGAACCGTCAACTTTTTCGGGCAGGCTTAAGCGAATTGGAATCGATTACTTTTCTTGAGGCTGCCGATGGGGTTGAGGCGCTGCAGATTATTCATGAGCAATCGGTAGATTTGATTATTCTTGATCTGATGATGCCAGGTATGGATGGGTATCAAGTGCTAACTGAGCTAAAGTCACAAGAACAATTTCGTTCTATTCCTGTCATTGTATGTTCCGCCATGGATAAAATTGATTATATTGCTCGGGCCCTTGATTTAGGTGCTTATGATTATTTTACTAAACCGCTTACTCCAGAGCAGCTTAAAGTAACTTTGCCGATGAAGGTACGTAATGCTTTAGAGTCGTATTCACAACGAACAGAATTGGTTCGTGTCCATGAAAAGATGCAGACAGACTTGATGATGGCTAGTATCTTTCAAACATCTCTTATGGCCGGATTGAAAGAATTTTTTTCCGTTACCATGTATGGTCAGTATTTGCCTTGCAATGAAATTGGTGGAGACTTATTTGACTGCGTAGAATATGACGGAAAAGTTTGGTTTATTATTGCTGAAGCGTCAGGCGACGGGGTTGTAGCAGCCATGATGTCTACGATGATAAAAAATGAGTTTACTCACTGCATTGAAGAGCATACTTCACCAAAAGATGTTTTAGGTAAACTCAATCAGGTTTTTTATAATATTGCGGCAGGAAATTATTATTTTACTGCTTTTGTCGGATTAATTGATCATCATACGCTTACTTGGTCTAATGGCGGGCACATCGATCCCTTATATTTTTCAAGAAATAATAATTCTGTACAGTTCCTTGTTCAGGAGAGCCTTACGGTGGGACAGTGTCCTGAAGCAACTTATGTGGATGATCATATGTCTTTTGATGAAGGCGATGTCGTCATGGCTTACACAAGTGGGTTACTGTCTGACCGGGTATTTGGCGGAGAACGTCACAGTGCTTATCGTGATCTAGAACGCTATTTTATGGATTATCGGCAGTTAATTACGGAGGATCATCAAGAATTTTTCAAAACGATGCTGAATCTTTTTGGCAACACGCCGAATCGGATTGCTTGTGACGATATTGCCATGATGGTAGTTCAAGGAAAAGCGTGA
- a CDS encoding GDSL-type esterase/lipase family protein — translation MKRLISIILSFFILCYIIEITNFFGFNQFKPSLAVAAENNQIILSWIRLPYPAYYEIEALNNNPDSDIPVEQIHTLMKYRTWKTKFIPDANFSSDTYWRVTAQGLFRRPLGQPSNAVSPSQVVDEKAESSPNKLAIVSPSPSQVMSDTPMIIWEPNLMAVSYELEILTSPPENPNGTTLSEHHLFSTQEVYTHGYQLDLSDRSETIFYWRVRALDYYGNPLGIFSDANKLVVNHALHKPVRPIINAFFNQDGMSTPLYPVYSWIPIQHVSGYEVEILNAADDSHGTEPSPYRIDSKIVTTGNDCYDETPRITPGTYYWRVRGFDEFNQPVGEYSDCAPFIVDLNQGAYSATFGDSITHGGGAISYSPADWEYSYQTYFQFPSINLGKSGDTSATMLQRFNSDVLPFHPQFLLIMGGSNSLRGGVPASDVIGDLSEIRDKCLANGIRPIFLSLPPINPANILRAFDEETVSNWKEQFDQVNRFIRSQRYFIDISPYMTDEDGQLPEYYGLDGLHPDRAGKKLMGQIINANWNRVSR, via the coding sequence TTGAAACGTCTCATCAGTATCATACTGTCATTTTTTATATTATGCTATATTATCGAAATAACCAATTTTTTTGGCTTTAATCAATTTAAACCCTCCCTCGCTGTAGCAGCCGAAAACAATCAAATCATCTTATCCTGGATAAGGCTTCCTTATCCGGCGTATTATGAAATAGAAGCGCTCAACAATAATCCGGACAGTGATATCCCCGTCGAACAGATACATACCCTGATGAAATACCGGACCTGGAAGACAAAATTTATACCTGACGCCAATTTTTCATCTGATACTTACTGGCGCGTCACAGCACAAGGCCTCTTTCGTCGTCCTTTAGGACAGCCTTCCAACGCCGTTTCGCCCAGTCAAGTCGTTGATGAAAAAGCAGAAAGCAGTCCTAATAAACTGGCTATCGTATCACCTTCCCCATCGCAAGTCATGTCGGATACTCCCATGATTATCTGGGAACCCAACCTAATGGCCGTTTCCTATGAACTGGAAATTCTCACAAGCCCACCGGAAAATCCCAATGGCACTACTTTATCTGAGCATCATCTATTCAGCACACAAGAAGTCTACACTCATGGCTATCAACTTGATTTATCTGATCGAAGTGAAACGATATTTTACTGGCGAGTGCGCGCACTGGATTACTATGGAAATCCACTTGGCATTTTTTCTGATGCCAATAAGCTTGTTGTAAATCATGCATTGCATAAACCTGTACGTCCGATTATTAATGCTTTTTTTAATCAAGATGGCATGTCTACTCCTTTATATCCTGTCTATAGCTGGATCCCCATTCAACATGTCAGCGGTTATGAGGTGGAAATTCTAAATGCCGCCGATGATTCTCACGGCACAGAACCTTCCCCTTACAGGATCGATTCTAAAATTGTCACAACAGGCAATGACTGTTATGACGAAACCCCTCGCATCACCCCTGGTACCTATTACTGGCGAGTGCGAGGCTTTGATGAATTTAATCAACCAGTGGGAGAATATTCGGACTGTGCCCCCTTTATTGTTGATTTAAACCAAGGCGCTTATAGTGCGACATTTGGCGATAGTATCACTCATGGCGGCGGTGCCATCTCCTATTCGCCTGCCGACTGGGAATACAGCTATCAGACTTATTTCCAGTTTCCCTCCATCAATCTGGGAAAAAGCGGTGACACATCCGCAACAATGCTACAACGCTTTAACAGTGATGTTTTACCTTTTCATCCTCAGTTTCTTCTGATTATGGGCGGAAGTAATAGCTTGCGTGGTGGTGTACCAGCCTCTGATGTCATTGGAGATCTGAGTGAAATTCGTGATAAATGCCTAGCAAATGGCATTCGTCCGATCTTTCTCTCCTTGCCCCCCATTAATCCAGCGAATATTTTACGCGCCTTTGATGAAGAAACAGTCAGTAACTGGAAAGAACAATTTGACCAAGTCAACCGTTTTATTCGCAGCCAGCGTTATTTTATTGACATTTCACCTTACATGACAGATGAAGATGGGCAACTGCCAGAATATTATGGTTTAGACGGATTGCATCCCGATCGGGCCGGCAAAAAATTAATGGGACAAATTATCAACGCCAATTGGAATCGTGTCAGCCGTTAG
- a CDS encoding prephenate dehydrogenase, which translates to MNVVPTAKVIAILGLGLIGGSLGLALRSYGPQKMKLIGWDKDEQTVNRAVARQAIHQAITDWQDLESADLIFICTPMLQVIPIAKKILPYAKAGAIITDVGSVKGCLAAEMAKIIPAGIYYIGGHPMTGREKSGIEAATKDLFKEKWYIVAPHLDVPASVLVLLKQVLYLTGAKITNMQPERHDVYAAAISHLPHVAAAALVNTLGLYDESAEILELAGGGFCDTTRIASSNTVMWTDICLTNKSEILTSIAKFQLLLDEFVIAVKKEDRSQIADFFAQAKGRRDELIKYCDK; encoded by the coding sequence GTGAATGTTGTACCAACAGCAAAAGTAATTGCCATTTTAGGACTCGGACTTATTGGCGGCTCTCTCGGCCTAGCTCTCAGGTCCTATGGACCCCAGAAAATGAAATTGATTGGCTGGGATAAGGATGAGCAAACAGTTAACAGGGCTGTTGCCCGGCAAGCGATTCATCAAGCTATTACAGATTGGCAGGACCTTGAAAGTGCAGATCTCATCTTTATTTGTACACCCATGCTGCAGGTGATCCCAATTGCTAAAAAAATTCTTCCCTATGCCAAGGCTGGGGCCATCATTACTGATGTGGGAAGTGTCAAAGGCTGTCTTGCCGCAGAAATGGCGAAGATTATTCCTGCGGGAATTTATTATATTGGTGGTCATCCCATGACTGGGCGAGAAAAGAGCGGTATTGAGGCGGCAACTAAGGATCTTTTTAAGGAGAAATGGTATATTGTAGCCCCGCATTTAGATGTACCTGCTTCGGTTTTGGTCTTATTAAAGCAAGTTCTTTATTTGACAGGTGCTAAAATTACAAATATGCAGCCTGAGCGCCATGATGTTTATGCCGCTGCTATCAGTCATCTTCCTCATGTAGCTGCGGCTGCTCTTGTCAATACATTGGGTCTTTATGATGAATCAGCTGAAATACTGGAGCTTGCTGGGGGCGGTTTTTGTGATACGACCCGCATTGCATCGTCAAACACGGTGATGTGGACAGATATTTGTTTGACAAATAAGTCGGAAATTTTGACAAGTATAGCAAAGTTTCAGTTGCTATTAGATGAATTTGTTATAGCTGTTAAGAAAGAAGATCGTTCCCAAATTGCCGATTTTTTTGCTCAGGCCAAAGGACGGCGTGATGAGCTGATAAAATATTGTGATAAGTAA
- a CDS encoding MogA/MoaB family molybdenum cofactor biosynthesis protein has product MFNIGIITASDKGAAGQREDVSGKVIAAMLKELGHVASYVIVPDNQDKLQESLIHMADELQLDLILTTGGTGLGPRDVTPEATLAVIDREVPGIAEAMRATSLAITPRAMLSRAKAGLRKKTLIINLPGSPKGVQECLQVVLPALEHGLAIMKGETSECARTE; this is encoded by the coding sequence ATGTTTAATATCGGTATTATTACGGCCAGTGATAAAGGGGCCGCGGGCCAACGTGAAGATGTGAGTGGCAAGGTTATTGCGGCGATGCTTAAAGAATTAGGGCATGTTGCTTCTTATGTCATTGTACCTGACAATCAGGATAAGCTTCAAGAGTCGCTCATTCATATGGCTGATGAATTACAGCTTGATTTGATTTTAACAACAGGTGGAACGGGTCTTGGGCCACGTGATGTGACGCCAGAGGCGACCCTTGCTGTGATTGATCGTGAGGTGCCGGGAATTGCCGAAGCCATGCGGGCTACATCACTGGCTATTACGCCGCGGGCTATGCTCAGTCGTGCCAAGGCCGGCCTGCGCAAAAAGACGCTCATTATTAATTTACCTGGCAGTCCCAAGGGAGTACAAGAATGTTTACAAGTGGTTTTGCCAGCGTTAGAACACGGGTTGGCTATTATGAAGGGTGAAACAAGTGAATGTGCGCGTACTGAATAG
- a CDS encoding MoaD/ThiS family protein, producing MVIEVRLHEKLRKYAPTSSSGILTVDVPDEMTVRQLFQELEIEIKQVSEVKVNNKHSYGHHKLADGDCIDLY from the coding sequence ATGGTGATCGAAGTAAGATTACATGAGAAATTAAGGAAATATGCACCAACTAGCAGCAGTGGCATACTCACTGTTGACGTACCTGATGAGATGACGGTGCGGCAGCTATTTCAAGAATTAGAAATAGAAATAAAACAAGTTTCTGAGGTGAAAGTTAATAATAAACATAGCTATGGACATCATAAGCTTGCTGATGGTGACTGCATAGATCTTTATTGA
- a CDS encoding metal-dependent hydrolase: protein MINFYFYGHACFSLVEDQTTLLFDPYLTDNPFQIAQPTTIDCNYILVSHGHYDHLGDTISIAKRTGATVISTAEIANLCASSDCKTHAMHIGGKHTFDFGSIRITPAFHGSGIAGGHAAGFIIKLADKTIYYAGDTSLFGDMELLGRLENIDLAILPIGDNFTMGIDDAVEAVRLLKPKQVIPVHYNTWPLIKQSPEEFQDKVKQALAIPVHIVAPGEFFTITQ, encoded by the coding sequence ATGATTAATTTTTACTTTTATGGACATGCCTGTTTTTCGCTTGTCGAAGATCAGACAACCTTACTGTTTGACCCCTATTTAACAGATAATCCTTTTCAAATTGCCCAGCCTACCACAATCGATTGCAATTATATCTTGGTCTCCCATGGACATTATGATCATTTAGGTGACACCATCAGTATTGCCAAAAGAACAGGCGCAACAGTCATCTCGACTGCTGAAATCGCCAATTTATGTGCAAGTAGCGATTGTAAAACACATGCGATGCATATTGGTGGTAAGCACACCTTTGATTTTGGATCAATACGTATTACGCCGGCTTTTCATGGCAGCGGCATTGCCGGAGGACATGCCGCCGGATTTATTATCAAACTAGCCGATAAAACGATCTATTATGCCGGTGACACAAGCCTTTTCGGTGACATGGAATTACTAGGACGCCTAGAAAATATTGATCTGGCTATTTTACCTATTGGTGATAATTTTACTATGGGCATTGATGACGCTGTCGAAGCCGTCCGTTTACTTAAGCCAAAACAGGTCATTCCTGTTCACTATAATACATGGCCGCTCATCAAACAGTCCCCTGAAGAATTTCAAGACAAAGTGAAACAAGCGCTAGCCATCCCCGTGCATATTGTGGCCCCAGGTGAGTTTTTTACAATAACACAATAG
- a CDS encoding AAA family ATPase, translated as MGPTLIFLIGAAASGKSTIGKIVAAEYNFCYLDKDIICNHFTGLLLESKGYSPNERDGCPFYGDVIMSIEYKTLLNIANDNLKLGKSVILDAPFIGFFSNPHYIDELRKSYDWQDITILVLQVSIDFDVLKERMMARANKRDKWKFDHWEAYVKSIQEKQCQWKNVEIRKFDNSDSSIDISSLHHTLQLHP; from the coding sequence TTGGGACCCACTTTAATATTTCTTATTGGTGCAGCCGCATCAGGAAAATCAACAATTGGAAAAATTGTCGCAGCGGAATATAATTTTTGTTACCTAGATAAAGATATCATTTGTAATCATTTCACTGGCCTGCTATTAGAATCCAAGGGCTACTCACCGAATGAGCGTGATGGCTGTCCTTTTTATGGCGATGTCATTATGAGTATTGAATATAAGACATTACTTAATATTGCCAATGATAATCTAAAACTTGGAAAATCCGTCATACTTGACGCTCCCTTTATTGGATTTTTTTCAAATCCTCATTATATTGATGAGCTCAGAAAAAGCTATGATTGGCAAGATATAACAATCCTTGTACTCCAGGTATCCATTGACTTTGATGTACTAAAAGAACGGATGATGGCTCGCGCCAATAAACGAGATAAATGGAAATTCGACCATTGGGAAGCTTACGTCAAGAGTATTCAAGAAAAACAATGTCAATGGAAAAACGTGGAAATTAGAAAATTCGACAATAGTGACTCTTCCATTGATATTTCTAGCCTGCATCATACTTTGCAACTTCACCCCTAA
- a CDS encoding UvrD-helicase domain-containing protein, whose amino-acid sequence MMKKFTVEQSQAIETLDRNVAVSAGAGAGKTRVLVERYLNIIVQEKAVCEEIIAITFTKKAAKEMRERIRSDLEHRLGEVTGDKWFYWNDLKSRLEYASITTFHSLCGRILREHPVEARLDPNFTVLDDVEAKLLMKEALDEIILAAATKQEDWLGILLQEYNLDAIKHDFASLYDEIDSADWFGPRLSAYFMQPYEEVVESVPCKKQKLKEKLTELAEYRLQLKSGSVAEKKLSALWAALPELVAAIEGTELVEDFQPVWDEHVTEKLKGIRLSGTMSEAKKELDHAFVDWRESLACEQTMKLMEPLATYFNALAEKMNQLKSDRQLVTFADLENATLRLLKSHPELCQMYNRKYRYIMVDEFQDTNERQKELIYLLAGGNSRELKGQKLFVVGDPKQSIYRFRGADVEVFEQVEQDILASGGICISLDQNFRSQKGLISLCNEVFTQLFQGDESVTFSPIQGNKGYDERQDYAEWLVLSKEEIAPEESTRSAEATMIAKRLQQMVTQKERLVFDEETQKLLPVQYGHMAILLRSFTDVALYEAALHQNGVPYYVVGGRGFYTRQEILDVLALLRVIDNCYDDLAWVGVLRSPLFLLTDVTIAALKAGSRPIWVGLQELDLCSSLTSKQRTLCRNALFVMNELREAKDFLPLPELVEQALELTHYREFLLSQFMGKQQVANVEKLVALVVQQSEQGQQLHDFLVYIDDILEEDVKEGEAQIESEAGDTVKILTIHKAKGLEYPVVILPDLQRKFVTSNNKALFNSNLGLGLSTASCIFGENRVFSALKKQNQECERLELKRVLYVAQTRAKDYLVLSSVAEDTTEKDYSEKNYVDLDSWHKWLSKLAGSRSFTATVWQNSEEVSLQCGQRETAAIESDEVLPAYVDQHLLAMDKCSRDFPAFSASMFSRYHVCPRAYYYHYIAHIPEFYTPSFSITKVSDLGTNLNDFNTAVKNLQPISSAKLLGTVVHKFAELYQSGSVESTLDRALQKLMVTPMLCSEMRQAALPLCQTYSEDKLFDRKAVIYSEWPFTFALTDEKGTRFYFRGMVDKILAISQGLQIIDLKTDQVLSADLIDKVDHYACQLQLYTLAVQKLLQQPVTQASLYFLRLGRLVPIPLLNEQEFLVSLLPLCRFLATHQEESDYVCNRKSCSECSYALFCT is encoded by the coding sequence ATGATGAAGAAATTTACGGTAGAGCAGTCTCAGGCGATTGAAACGTTAGATCGGAATGTCGCTGTTTCAGCTGGCGCTGGCGCGGGTAAGACACGTGTACTTGTAGAGCGATATCTTAATATTATTGTGCAAGAAAAAGCAGTTTGTGAAGAAATTATTGCCATTACGTTTACAAAAAAAGCGGCTAAAGAAATGCGGGAGCGTATTCGTAGTGATTTAGAGCACAGACTCGGTGAGGTAACAGGTGACAAGTGGTTTTATTGGAATGATCTTAAAAGTCGTCTGGAATATGCCTCAATTACGACTTTTCATAGTCTGTGCGGACGAATTTTACGGGAACATCCTGTAGAAGCCCGGCTTGATCCGAATTTTACTGTTTTAGATGATGTCGAAGCGAAATTACTTATGAAAGAAGCCCTTGATGAGATTATTTTGGCGGCAGCAACAAAGCAGGAAGATTGGCTTGGAATATTATTACAGGAATACAATCTAGATGCGATTAAGCATGATTTTGCCAGTCTCTATGATGAGATAGACAGCGCGGATTGGTTTGGTCCGAGGCTTAGCGCGTATTTTATGCAACCTTATGAGGAAGTCGTGGAAAGCGTGCCTTGTAAGAAGCAGAAACTGAAGGAGAAACTAACAGAACTGGCAGAATATCGTTTACAATTAAAGAGCGGTTCAGTTGCCGAAAAAAAGCTCAGTGCCTTGTGGGCCGCTTTGCCTGAGTTAGTTGCTGCAATCGAAGGTACAGAATTAGTAGAAGATTTTCAGCCAGTTTGGGATGAGCATGTTACAGAAAAGCTCAAGGGTATTCGTTTGAGCGGTACCATGAGTGAGGCTAAAAAAGAACTTGACCATGCTTTTGTGGACTGGCGGGAAAGTCTAGCCTGTGAGCAGACTATGAAGCTTATGGAACCGCTTGCGACATATTTTAATGCTCTGGCAGAGAAAATGAATCAGCTCAAGAGCGATCGTCAGCTTGTGACTTTTGCAGATTTGGAAAATGCTACGCTGCGATTACTTAAAAGTCATCCAGAGCTATGCCAGATGTATAACCGCAAATATCGCTATATTATGGTAGATGAGTTTCAAGATACGAATGAACGTCAGAAAGAATTGATTTATTTGCTTGCAGGAGGTAATTCAAGAGAGCTTAAGGGACAGAAGCTATTTGTTGTGGGAGATCCCAAACAGTCCATTTATCGCTTTCGTGGCGCTGATGTTGAAGTGTTTGAACAGGTTGAACAGGACATTTTAGCCTCAGGAGGGATATGTATTTCCCTTGATCAGAATTTTCGTTCTCAAAAGGGATTGATTTCCTTGTGTAATGAGGTTTTTACGCAACTTTTTCAGGGGGATGAATCCGTAACTTTTAGTCCCATTCAAGGCAATAAAGGTTATGACGAGAGACAGGATTATGCAGAGTGGCTAGTCTTGTCTAAGGAAGAAATTGCGCCAGAAGAGTCCACGCGGTCGGCTGAAGCAACGATGATCGCCAAGCGACTGCAGCAGATGGTGACACAAAAGGAGCGTCTTGTGTTTGACGAAGAAACACAAAAGTTGTTACCCGTCCAGTACGGTCATATGGCCATTTTATTGCGTTCTTTTACGGACGTGGCCTTGTATGAAGCTGCTTTGCATCAAAACGGCGTACCCTATTACGTAGTAGGTGGGCGCGGTTTTTACACTCGACAGGAAATCCTAGATGTTTTGGCTTTGCTGCGTGTTATTGATAATTGTTATGATGACTTGGCTTGGGTTGGTGTTTTGCGTTCACCACTTTTTTTGCTGACAGATGTTACGATTGCAGCCTTGAAAGCAGGCAGTCGCCCTATTTGGGTTGGACTCCAGGAGTTAGATTTATGTTCGAGTCTGACCTCAAAGCAACGGACACTATGTAGAAATGCGTTATTTGTTATGAATGAATTACGTGAGGCGAAAGATTTTTTGCCTTTACCTGAACTTGTTGAACAGGCTTTAGAGTTGACGCATTATCGTGAGTTTCTTTTAAGTCAGTTTATGGGAAAACAACAAGTTGCTAATGTAGAAAAACTGGTTGCCTTGGTGGTTCAACAGTCAGAGCAAGGGCAGCAGCTTCATGACTTCTTAGTCTATATTGATGACATTCTAGAGGAAGATGTCAAAGAAGGCGAAGCACAGATTGAAAGTGAAGCTGGTGATACCGTAAAGATTTTGACTATCCATAAGGCAAAAGGTTTGGAGTATCCTGTGGTTATATTGCCTGATCTTCAGCGTAAATTTGTTACATCAAACAATAAAGCATTATTTAATAGCAATTTGGGGTTAGGTCTTTCTACAGCAAGCTGTATTTTTGGCGAGAATAGAGTTTTTTCAGCCCTGAAGAAACAAAATCAGGAATGTGAACGACTAGAATTAAAACGAGTGCTTTATGTGGCACAAACGCGAGCCAAGGATTATCTAGTGTTATCATCCGTCGCAGAGGATACAACTGAAAAGGATTACAGTGAGAAAAACTATGTCGATCTTGACAGCTGGCATAAATGGTTGAGTAAGCTGGCTGGCAGCCGTTCTTTTACTGCCACAGTTTGGCAGAACAGTGAAGAGGTGTCCCTTCAATGTGGGCAGAGAGAAACGGCTGCAATAGAGAGTGATGAAGTGCTGCCGGCTTATGTGGATCAGCATTTGTTAGCAATGGACAAATGCTCTCGTGATTTCCCAGCTTTTTCAGCAAGCATGTTCAGTCGTTATCATGTATGTCCTCGCGCCTATTATTATCACTATATTGCTCATATTCCTGAATTTTACACGCCGTCCTTTTCCATAACGAAGGTATCTGACTTGGGGACAAATCTAAACGATTTTAACACGGCAGTTAAAAATTTACAACCGATCAGTTCAGCAAAGTTACTTGGCACTGTCGTTCACAAGTTTGCAGAACTCTATCAGTCAGGCTCTGTCGAGTCCACACTGGATAGGGCGCTGCAAAAACTAATGGTGACTCCTATGCTTTGTTCTGAAATGCGGCAAGCGGCGCTTCCCTTGTGCCAAACTTACAGTGAAGATAAGCTTTTTGACAGAAAGGCAGTTATTTATTCGGAATGGCCCTTCACTTTTGCTCTGACAGATGAGAAAGGAACCCGATTTTATTTCCGGGGAATGGTTGATAAAATACTGGCGATTTCCCAGGGACTTCAGATTATAGATCTAAAAACAGATCAGGTTTTATCTGCTGACCTTATAGATAAAGTCGATCATTATGCTTGTCAATTGCAACTTTATACGTTGGCTGTCCAGAAACTACTGCAACAGCCTGTTACACAGGCTTCGCTGTATTTCTTGCGTTTAGGACGGCTTGTGCCTATTCCATTGCTGAATGAACAAGAATTTTTAGTCTCTTTACTGCCTTTATGCCGATTTTTAGCTACGCATCAGGAAGAATCTGATTATGTTTGCAACCGAAAAAGTTGTTCTGAGTGCAGTTATGCTTTATTTTGCACGTAA